Proteins encoded together in one Labeo rohita strain BAU-BD-2019 chromosome 21, IGBB_LRoh.1.0, whole genome shotgun sequence window:
- the LOC127152802 gene encoding uncharacterized protein LOC127152802 has translation MEYRFYQITGTSGVNDDHVFISSGENVRLPCNNHLHDCKSTTWIYNSHSAAVELIAYGEKNKNTERHERLSLGSDCSLNIKNVIKEDYGFYTCRQYVNDKQQGTDALVYLHVLHVSSSSSQTEISAGSSVTLYCQLYSYSYSYTGVSCDDWIRSEGIQLFWVNQAGVKLTISDSRYQISALGHCNITLTTTLLNEDDNREWRCEVTHRNQVKTSVTYTVKSSAQDKTTTAVIPVHITNSQDHETTNTHKTKGSTEVSWTDGSLFREILIILETAAFAAPTVILLQIICARRAGLGVG, from the exons ATGGAATATAGATTTTATCAAATCACAg GTACCAGTGGAGTGAATGATGATCATGTGTTCATCAGTTCTGGTGAAAATGTCCGTCTGCCCTGTAATAATCATCTTCATGACTGCAAATCAACTACATGGATCTATAACAGTCATTCAGCAGCGGTTGAACTGATTGCCTATGgggaaaagaacaaaaacacagagAGACATGAGAGACTGAGTCTGGGGTCTGACTGCTCTCTGAACATCAAGAATGTCATAAAAGAAGATTATGGATTTTACACCTGCCGACAATATGTGAATGACAAACAACAAGGAACTGATGCACTTGTTTATCTGCATGTTCTTCATG tctcttcatcatcctcacagACTGAGATCAGTGCAGGCAGCTCTGTGACTCTCTACTGTCAGttgtattcatattcatattcatatactGGAGTCTCTTGTGATGATTGGATCCGTTCTGAGGGAATTCAGCTGTTCTGGGTGAATCAGGCTGGTGTTAAACTGACAATATCAGACTCCAGATATCAGATATCAGCTCTAGGACACTGTAACATCACTCTGACTacaacactcctgaatgaagatgacaacagagagtggagatgtgaagttactcacagaaatcaagtcaagacCTCAGTCACATATACTGTCAAGAGTTCAG CTCAAGATAAAACAACGACAGCAGTGATTCCAGTCCACATCACAAACTCTCAGGATCATGaaactacaaacacacacaaaactaaaG GATCAACTGAAGTCAGTTGGACTGATGGATCATTATTCAGAG AGATTTTGATTATTCTTGAGACTGCAGCATTTGCTGCTCCTACTGTGATTCTTCTTCAGATCATCTGTGCAAGAAGAGCTG GGTTAGGAGTTGGCTAG